In Rhizobium leguminosarum, one genomic interval encodes:
- the tnpB gene encoding IS66 family insertion sequence element accessory protein TnpB (TnpB, as the term is used for proteins encoded by IS66 family insertion elements, is considered an accessory protein, since TnpC, encoded by a neighboring gene, is a DDE family transposase.), producing the protein MIVAGQRLPILIATRPVDFRCGHQALALMVQTELKLDPHSGVTVIFRSKRGDRLKILVWDGSGMVLIYKILEHGSFAWPKVQDGTMRLSRGQYEALFEGLDWRRVMARRVAAPSAAG; encoded by the coding sequence ATGATCGTCGCCGGCCAACGATTGCCGATCCTGATCGCGACGCGGCCGGTTGACTTCCGCTGTGGGCATCAGGCCTTGGCTCTGATGGTGCAGACCGAATTGAAGCTGGACCCGCATTCCGGGGTGACGGTGATCTTCCGGTCCAAGCGCGGGGACCGCCTGAAAATCCTGGTGTGGGATGGCAGCGGAATGGTCCTGATTTATAAAATTCTTGAACATGGAAGCTTTGCCTGGCCCAAGGTTCAGGATGGGACGATGCGTCTTTCCAGGGGTCAATATGAGGCTTTGTTCGAAGGTCTTGATTGGCGACGAGTGATGGCACGACGGGTGGCCGCGCCGTCGGCGGCAGGATGA
- the tnpA gene encoding IS66-like element accessory protein TnpA: MMDDGFVGRYEVVEPRRGNRRWPDDVKARIVAESLEPGVRVVDVARRHGVIANQLSDWRRQVREGILVLPFAATTTPSQHDGIEPAFVPLAIAAEPPEPVNRFSLPRVVPDGPQVQVLTLQIGSDVVMRVPNDVPVERVAALVRAIRGAS, from the coding sequence ATGATGGATGATGGATTTGTTGGTCGCTATGAGGTTGTTGAGCCGCGCCGCGGTAATCGGCGTTGGCCGGATGATGTGAAGGCTCGCATTGTAGCGGAAAGCCTTGAGCCTGGTGTGCGCGTAGTGGATGTCGCGCGCCGTCACGGTGTTATAGCAAACCAGCTTTCCGATTGGCGACGTCAAGTGCGCGAGGGCATTCTGGTGCTGCCGTTTGCGGCGACAACGACGCCGTCGCAGCACGATGGCATCGAGCCGGCATTCGTGCCTCTGGCAATCGCTGCGGAGCCGCCTGAGCCTGTCAATCGTTTTTCGCTGCCGAGAGTGGTCCCCGACGGGCCGCAGGTGCAGGTTTTGACGTTGCAGATTGGATCAGACGTTGTGATGCGGGTTCCGAACGATGTGCCTGTTGAACGGGTCGCTGCTCTGGTTCGCGCTATCCGAGGAGCGTCATGA
- a CDS encoding group II intron maturase-specific domain-containing protein — translation MNEAAFAAFGGDWHATKAGTPQGGIISPTLANMALDGMEKMLRDFYGPRRRNSLTKVHLIRYADDFVVTGASKEVLEEAKSMVEEFLSERGLSLSEEKTRIVRVEEGFDFLGWNVRRYDGHTHIKPAKKNVVAFMRKIRTIIKGAADVKQEYLIMRLNPVIRGWTNYHHNQVAKETFRKVDHLIWKCLWQWACRRHPDKPLRWAKYRYFAREGTRDWVFRTGMKDKAGNLKVIRLIHASDVPIRRHCKIRAEANPFDPTWDSYFAGRRGMPSEVTDRPGDSTSQTDAQELAALVKQGLAEA, via the coding sequence TTGAACGAAGCCGCTTTCGCGGCATTTGGAGGTGATTGGCACGCGACGAAAGCGGGTACTCCGCAAGGGGGAATAATCTCGCCCACGCTCGCCAACATGGCCTTGGACGGAATGGAAAAGATGTTACGGGACTTCTACGGTCCAAGACGTCGCAACAGCCTGACCAAGGTCCACTTGATACGTTACGCCGATGACTTCGTCGTCACAGGTGCTTCAAAAGAAGTACTGGAGGAGGCGAAATCTATGGTCGAGGAATTTCTGTCAGAACGGGGCCTGTCTCTGTCTGAAGAAAAGACTCGCATCGTGCGGGTCGAGGAAGGTTTCGACTTCCTCGGCTGGAACGTGCGCAGATACGATGGGCATACCCACATCAAACCCGCCAAGAAGAACGTGGTGGCGTTTATGCGCAAGATCCGAACTATCATCAAGGGTGCTGCCGATGTGAAGCAGGAGTATCTGATAATGCGGCTGAACCCGGTCATACGGGGATGGACCAATTATCATCACAACCAGGTGGCGAAGGAGACCTTTCGCAAGGTCGATCATCTCATCTGGAAGTGTCTCTGGCAGTGGGCCTGTCGTAGACACCCGGACAAGCCACTTCGCTGGGCAAAGTATCGTTACTTCGCTCGGGAAGGTACGCGAGACTGGGTATTCCGCACAGGGATGAAGGATAAGGCAGGAAACCTCAAGGTCATCCGCCTCATCCACGCGTCCGACGTACCGATACGTCGCCACTGCAAAATCCGGGCCGAAGCAAATCCTTTCGATCCCACGTGGGACAGCTACTTCGCCGGAAGGCGCGGTATGCCGTCGGAAGTTACGGATCGGCCCGGTGATTCCACATCTCAAACCGATGCACAGGAACTGGCGGCTCTGGTCAAACAGGGCTTGGCGGAGGCTTGA
- a CDS encoding DUF736 domain-containing protein, producing MATTIATLTEKTDGTLEGVFATIRVNAPIALVPNTSKASEEAPDYRIIHRKTGFEIGAGWNRISRQTGEEYISTKLEAPEIGVIFGNVAPAPGGEPGKKVILWNSPA from the coding sequence ATGGCTACCACGATCGCAACCCTCACCGAAAAGACCGACGGCACGCTCGAAGGCGTCTTCGCCACCATCCGGGTCAACGCCCCGATCGCCCTCGTCCCGAACACCAGCAAGGCGAGCGAAGAAGCCCCTGATTACCGCATCATCCACCGCAAGACCGGCTTTGAGATCGGCGCAGGCTGGAACCGCATCTCCCGCCAGACCGGCGAAGAATACATCTCCACGAAGCTCGAAGCGCCCGAGATCGGCGTGATCTTCGGTAACGTCGCCCCCGCGCCCGGTGGCGAGCCCGGCAAGAAGGTCATCCTCTGGAACAGCCCGGCCTGA
- a CDS encoding type II toxin-antitoxin system prevent-host-death family antitoxin, with amino-acid sequence MKQFTTGDLNKQIGDITDAASREPVMLTRHKKPRFVLMSYEHYERMRTGGDPRRAYTVSEMPAEHAELFDEALDRLARGEGYDDEP; translated from the coding sequence ATGAAGCAGTTCACAACAGGCGACTTGAATAAACAAATCGGCGATATCACTGACGCAGCGAGCCGTGAGCCGGTCATGCTCACGCGGCACAAGAAGCCGCGTTTCGTGTTGATGAGCTACGAGCACTATGAGCGCATGCGCACGGGCGGCGATCCGCGCCGAGCCTACACTGTATCGGAGATGCCCGCCGAGCACGCAGAACTGTTCGACGAGGCGCTCGATCGGCTGGCGCGCGGCGAAGGCTACGACGATGAGCCATGA
- a CDS encoding DUF2493 domain-containing protein: protein MDLILHPDDGFEPHHASSPTDRFIYEMQVFGYRPFQDEPDPRPLPEEPQVQSSITAIFDAFADMLGDTRLEPDLEDLFWSIPNLFHRAGERIQRELDRNEEAQRTGQREQDGSEVKSVELERLVAEGITLLERRNSFEFMRDYAADLFEAQTGSSWRPRTGSKVNHANMTAAMIDSRDFLSARRHSETEVLIPAGTKIAFAGGMDYNDHERIWAKLDQAHAKHPDMVLLHGGSPKGAERIAACWADARKVTQITFKPNWTKHAKAAPFRRNDEMLSVMPAGLIVFPGNGITGNLADKARGFGIPVWQASGDGA from the coding sequence ATGGACCTGATCCTTCACCCCGACGACGGCTTCGAGCCCCACCACGCGTCCTCCCCGACCGACCGCTTCATCTACGAGATGCAGGTCTTCGGCTATCGCCCCTTCCAGGACGAGCCCGACCCGCGGCCATTGCCGGAGGAACCGCAGGTCCAGTCGTCGATCACCGCGATCTTCGATGCCTTCGCCGATATGCTCGGCGACACCCGGCTGGAGCCCGATCTCGAAGACCTGTTCTGGTCGATCCCCAATCTCTTCCATCGCGCCGGCGAGCGCATCCAGCGCGAGCTCGATCGCAACGAGGAGGCGCAACGCACCGGCCAGCGGGAGCAGGACGGTTCGGAAGTGAAGAGTGTCGAGCTCGAACGCCTCGTCGCCGAGGGCATCACGCTTTTGGAGCGTAGAAATAGCTTCGAGTTCATGCGCGACTATGCGGCCGATCTGTTCGAAGCGCAGACGGGTTCGTCCTGGCGGCCACGCACCGGCTCCAAGGTCAATCATGCCAACATGACGGCGGCGATGATCGACAGCCGGGACTTCCTCTCCGCCCGTCGCCACTCCGAAACCGAGGTGCTGATTCCGGCCGGCACCAAGATCGCGTTCGCCGGCGGTATGGACTACAACGATCATGAGCGGATCTGGGCCAAGCTCGATCAGGCGCATGCCAAGCATCCCGACATGGTCCTGTTGCACGGCGGCTCACCAAAAGGCGCCGAACGTATCGCCGCCTGCTGGGCTGATGCCCGCAAGGTGACGCAGATCACCTTCAAGCCCAACTGGACCAAACACGCCAAGGCCGCGCCGTTCCGCCGCAACGACGAGATGCTCTCTGTCATGCCCGCCGGATTGATCGTCTTTCCCGGAAACGGCATCACGGGCAATCTCGCCGACAAGGCGCGTGGCTTCGGCATCCCGGTCTGGCAAGCTTCAGGAGACGGCGCGTAA
- a CDS encoding DUF7146 domain-containing protein, whose protein sequence is MPSASHLAGRLAQDAEAVCRHYLSAGRRAGNYWLVGDVGNNKGRSLYVRLTGPRAGRWTDAATGQFGDLLDLVRETCGLVDFRDVAEEARHFLNLSRPDPLSSRRTDARYSVAVERPASEQARRLFRMTQPLAGTLADSYLRERGILRASTHAALRFHPSCYYRDLLTGRTSSYPALIAAVTDSAGAITGVHRSWLDPACVGKAKVDNPRRALGGLLGNGVRFSFPADAAVPVMAAGEGVETMLSLSHVMPGMPMVAALTANHLAAFRFPPGCRRIYIAADADAAGRHGIEGLSRRAQEDGILPLVLSPELGDFNEDLRLLGPGRLTACLQAQLVPEDATALLP, encoded by the coding sequence ATGCCCTCCGCCTCCCATCTGGCGGGCCGTCTCGCGCAAGACGCGGAGGCGGTCTGCCGCCACTATCTTTCCGCCGGCCGCCGGGCCGGTAACTACTGGCTCGTCGGCGATGTCGGCAACAACAAGGGTCGGTCGCTCTATGTCCGTCTGACCGGCCCGCGCGCCGGCCGATGGACCGATGCGGCGACAGGCCAGTTCGGCGATCTGCTTGATCTCGTCCGTGAGACCTGTGGCCTCGTCGACTTCCGGGACGTTGCCGAGGAGGCGCGTCATTTCCTCAACCTGTCTCGGCCTGACCCGCTGTCGTCTCGCAGGACGGACGCCCGATATTCTGTGGCGGTCGAGCGGCCGGCGTCGGAGCAGGCCAGGCGTCTGTTTCGGATGACGCAGCCGCTGGCGGGCACGCTTGCCGACTCCTATCTGCGGGAGCGCGGCATCCTACGGGCATCCACCCATGCGGCGCTGCGGTTCCATCCCTCTTGCTATTATCGCGATCTCCTGACCGGTCGGACGAGCAGCTATCCGGCTCTGATTGCCGCCGTGACCGACTCTGCCGGCGCAATCACCGGCGTGCATCGCAGCTGGCTTGATCCCGCCTGTGTGGGCAAGGCCAAGGTCGACAATCCACGTCGTGCGCTCGGCGGGTTGCTCGGTAATGGCGTCCGCTTCTCCTTTCCAGCCGATGCAGCTGTTCCGGTGATGGCGGCAGGCGAGGGCGTCGAAACCATGCTGTCCCTCTCACACGTGATGCCCGGCATGCCAATGGTGGCGGCTCTCACGGCCAATCACCTTGCCGCCTTCCGCTTCCCACCCGGATGCCGGCGCATCTACATCGCCGCCGACGCGGATGCCGCCGGCCGACATGGGATCGAAGGATTGAGCCGCCGGGCACAGGAGGACGGAATCCTGCCGCTGGTGCTGTCGCCCGAGCTCGGCGACTTCAACGAGGATCTGCGCTTACTGGGTCCGGGCCGCCTGACCGCATGCCTGCAGGCGCAACTCGTCCCGGAAGACGCAACGGCCCTCCTGCCCTGA
- a CDS encoding bifunctional class I SAM-dependent methyltransferase/DEAD/DEAH box helicase gives MNIISHPQTVSTSPHLELKSRAEALINAADRITSLLERGKAVTTGDLRQIMTAIFGGSDAEGLWLWKDAYEATEIAQMLFLRKFRAVVSRTQAPRSTLAMLTKVANLAPTHSRRSEESQALQQFSTPIPLAYVASRAAGITAADVVLEPSAGTGLMAIFAELVGARLALNEYAAARHSLLEQLFPGVPISRHDAAHIDDYLDRSIRPTVVLMNPPFSAGVHVEGRVADAAWRHLTSAFARLVPGGRLVAITGSSLSPDNSAWRDAFARLQRQGTVLFTAAIDGSIYARQGTTMKTRLIVLDKIPARDPSKLVTSRGTACDLETLLAWITGLAPRAPATAPNSTGALSNGLLHADTMCPAAIAPPSHRPGVAGQAGPAATVRPIPVDDEIIELSYELRDAQPKDETNAADGIYEPYRLQSIHIPDAKPHPDRLVESVAMASVAPPKPTYRPHLPMRIATSGDLSDAQLESVIYAGEAHSGYLAGHWTVDASFDNVRAVAPETENAVRFRRGWFLGDGTGAGKGRQAAGIILDSWLKGRRRHVWISKSDKLIEDAQRDWGALGQEKLLITPLSRFRQGKPIKLEEGILFTTFATLRTDEREGRRSRVQQIVDWLGQEARSGEAATGDARSFDGVIIFDEGHAMANAAGGKTERGDKAASQQGRAGLRLQRALPDARVVYVSATGASEVESLAYAERLGLWGSSDFPFPTRSDFIAAIEDGGVAAMEVLARDLKAMGLYASRSLSFEGVEYEILEHELGEEQVRIYDAYAEAFQVIHNHLDAAMEASGITGKTGTLNKNAKAAARSAFESSKQRFFNHLLTSMKTPALLKATAADLNEGHAAIVQLVSTGASLTERRLAQIPTEEWGDLQVDVTPREYVIDYLMHSFPVQLFEEFSDADGNLSSRPVYDADGNPVICREAERRRDELVESLGSLPAIPTALDQIVQHFGTSQVAEITGRSRRIVRREDSSSIARYAVQNRPGSANLDEARAFMDDEKGILVFSDAGGTGRSYHADLAAKNQRPRLHNLLEAGWRADVAIQGLGRSHRTNQKQPPRFRMIATNVKAERRFLSTIARRLDTLGAITRGQRQTGGQGMFRSEDNLESQYARDALRQFYGLLHAGRIDGCSLDKFESITGLSLTSDEGGLKDELPPIQTFLNRMLALTIAMQNVLFEAFEQLLAARIEGAIAAGIYDKGLETITADSMTLTERRLIYTHPVTGAQSHLLTIERRDRNAPMQLEEVQTLVQQDPRAKLMVNGKSGRPAVMVPTRSIMLDDGSIQPRVSLIRPMDELRFEIRQLEETNWEEVDEQAFVLAWNTEVAAVPEFSTSTMHIVSGLLLPIWKLLPQDFCRVRRLQTDDGERIVGRVITPDRLAGLCRNFGIDQTTLIAPDQAWASLVDGSSIVALAGGMTLRRARVMNDYRVELIGFTDGMRDWLRSIGLFSEMINWKLRFFMPVTDKGAAILSKLIERHRLVDVARRS, from the coding sequence ATGAATATCATCTCGCATCCTCAAACCGTTTCCACGTCTCCGCATCTTGAGCTCAAAAGCCGCGCTGAAGCACTTATAAATGCTGCCGATCGGATCACGTCGCTACTGGAGCGAGGTAAGGCGGTCACCACAGGTGACCTGCGGCAAATCATGACGGCGATTTTCGGAGGCAGCGATGCCGAGGGCCTTTGGCTCTGGAAGGATGCCTATGAGGCGACTGAGATCGCCCAGATGCTGTTTCTACGCAAGTTCCGCGCGGTCGTATCCCGAACCCAGGCGCCCCGATCGACGCTCGCGATGCTGACGAAAGTGGCAAACCTTGCGCCGACTCATAGCCGACGGTCCGAGGAGAGCCAGGCCCTGCAGCAGTTCTCGACTCCGATCCCTCTTGCCTATGTCGCATCTCGTGCTGCCGGCATCACAGCCGCTGACGTGGTTCTCGAACCGTCGGCCGGAACCGGCCTCATGGCGATCTTTGCGGAACTCGTGGGCGCGCGCCTGGCGCTCAACGAATATGCGGCTGCTCGGCACTCGCTGTTGGAGCAGCTCTTCCCCGGCGTTCCGATATCGCGGCACGACGCCGCGCATATCGACGATTACCTCGACCGTTCCATTCGGCCTACCGTCGTCCTGATGAACCCGCCGTTCTCGGCTGGCGTCCACGTGGAAGGTCGCGTCGCCGACGCCGCCTGGCGGCATCTGACTTCCGCCTTCGCTCGCTTGGTCCCTGGCGGTCGGTTGGTCGCGATCACGGGGTCCAGCCTTTCTCCCGATAATTCCGCATGGCGCGACGCCTTCGCGCGGCTGCAGAGGCAAGGCACGGTGCTGTTCACCGCGGCGATCGACGGCAGCATCTACGCCCGTCAAGGCACGACGATGAAAACGCGCCTGATCGTGCTCGACAAGATCCCGGCGCGCGATCCTTCGAAGCTGGTAACGTCGAGGGGCACAGCGTGCGATCTCGAAACTCTGCTCGCCTGGATCACCGGTCTTGCACCCCGCGCGCCCGCGACCGCGCCGAACTCCACCGGTGCGCTCTCCAACGGTCTCCTGCACGCGGACACGATGTGTCCAGCAGCGATTGCCCCACCGTCGCACCGCCCTGGGGTCGCAGGACAGGCGGGGCCTGCAGCAACGGTCCGTCCGATACCTGTCGATGATGAGATCATCGAACTCTCCTATGAGCTGCGAGATGCTCAGCCGAAGGATGAGACCAATGCCGCGGATGGCATCTATGAACCCTACCGGCTGCAATCGATCCACATCCCCGACGCAAAACCGCATCCCGACAGGCTGGTTGAATCCGTGGCGATGGCATCCGTCGCGCCGCCGAAACCGACCTATCGCCCGCACCTGCCGATGCGCATCGCCACAAGCGGGGATCTTTCCGACGCCCAACTCGAAAGCGTCATCTATGCCGGGGAAGCCCATTCCGGCTATCTCGCCGGCCATTGGACGGTCGATGCCTCCTTCGACAATGTCAGGGCCGTCGCTCCCGAGACTGAGAATGCCGTTCGTTTCCGTCGCGGTTGGTTTCTCGGCGACGGAACAGGCGCCGGCAAGGGCCGCCAGGCCGCCGGCATCATTTTGGACAGCTGGCTAAAAGGCCGCAGACGCCATGTCTGGATTTCAAAATCGGACAAGCTGATCGAAGACGCCCAGCGTGATTGGGGCGCACTGGGCCAAGAGAAGCTCTTGATCACACCCCTGTCGCGTTTCCGACAGGGAAAGCCGATCAAGCTGGAGGAGGGCATCCTCTTCACCACCTTTGCGACGCTGCGCACCGACGAGCGCGAGGGTCGGCGATCGCGCGTCCAGCAGATCGTCGACTGGCTCGGTCAAGAGGCGAGGAGCGGCGAAGCCGCGACTGGGGATGCAAGAAGCTTCGATGGTGTTATCATTTTCGACGAAGGCCATGCCATGGCCAATGCCGCCGGCGGCAAGACCGAACGCGGCGACAAGGCGGCATCGCAACAGGGCAGGGCGGGGCTGCGCCTGCAGCGGGCCCTGCCGGATGCCCGTGTCGTCTACGTCTCGGCAACCGGCGCATCGGAAGTGGAGTCGCTCGCCTATGCGGAACGCCTCGGTCTTTGGGGCAGCAGCGACTTTCCCTTTCCAACCCGTTCCGACTTCATTGCCGCGATCGAAGACGGCGGTGTCGCCGCCATGGAAGTTCTGGCCCGCGACCTCAAGGCAATGGGGCTTTATGCCTCGCGTTCGCTCTCCTTCGAAGGCGTGGAATACGAAATCCTCGAACACGAGCTGGGCGAGGAACAGGTCCGCATCTACGACGCGTATGCCGAAGCCTTCCAGGTCATCCACAACCATCTCGACGCTGCCATGGAGGCGTCCGGAATAACCGGCAAAACTGGGACGTTGAACAAAAACGCCAAGGCAGCCGCGCGCTCGGCCTTTGAAAGCTCGAAGCAGCGTTTCTTCAACCACCTTCTGACGTCGATGAAGACGCCGGCCCTTCTCAAAGCGACCGCGGCAGATTTGAACGAAGGTCACGCTGCGATCGTCCAGCTCGTCTCGACGGGAGCGTCTTTAACAGAGCGCCGGCTGGCTCAGATCCCGACCGAGGAATGGGGCGATCTTCAGGTGGACGTGACGCCTCGGGAATATGTCATCGACTATCTCATGCACTCCTTCCCGGTGCAGCTTTTCGAGGAATTCTCCGACGCCGATGGCAATCTCAGCTCCCGCCCAGTTTATGACGCGGACGGCAACCCGGTCATCTGCCGGGAGGCCGAACGACGCCGCGACGAGCTCGTCGAAAGCTTGGGCAGCCTGCCTGCCATCCCGACGGCACTCGACCAGATCGTCCAGCACTTTGGTACCAGCCAGGTAGCAGAAATCACCGGCCGCTCCCGCCGCATCGTTCGCCGCGAGGACAGCAGCTCCATCGCGCGTTATGCGGTCCAGAACCGGCCGGGCAGCGCCAATCTCGACGAGGCGCGCGCCTTCATGGACGACGAGAAAGGCATTCTCGTCTTCAGCGATGCAGGCGGGACCGGGAGATCATATCATGCCGATCTTGCCGCCAAAAATCAGCGCCCGCGTCTTCATAACCTCCTGGAAGCCGGATGGCGCGCCGACGTGGCGATCCAGGGGCTTGGGCGCAGCCATCGCACCAACCAGAAACAGCCGCCGCGCTTCCGGATGATCGCCACCAACGTCAAGGCAGAACGACGCTTCCTCTCGACAATCGCCCGGCGCCTCGACACGCTTGGCGCCATCACACGCGGTCAGCGCCAGACCGGCGGGCAGGGCATGTTCCGGTCCGAGGACAATCTCGAATCCCAATATGCCCGTGACGCGCTGCGGCAATTCTACGGATTGCTGCATGCGGGCAGGATCGATGGCTGCTCGCTCGACAAGTTCGAAAGCATCACCGGCCTGTCGCTCACATCGGACGAGGGCGGATTGAAGGATGAGTTGCCGCCGATCCAGACCTTCCTCAATCGCATGCTGGCGTTGACCATCGCCATGCAGAACGTGCTGTTCGAGGCCTTCGAGCAGCTGTTGGCCGCCCGTATCGAAGGGGCAATTGCGGCCGGCATCTATGACAAGGGGCTGGAGACGATCACCGCCGACAGCATGACGCTCACTGAGCGCCGGCTGATCTATACGCATCCGGTCACCGGCGCGCAGTCGCATCTCTTGACCATCGAGAGGAGGGATCGCAATGCGCCGATGCAGCTCGAGGAGGTTCAGACCCTCGTGCAGCAGGATCCGCGCGCCAAGCTGATGGTCAATGGCAAGTCGGGCCGGCCGGCCGTGATGGTACCCACCCGCTCGATCATGCTGGACGACGGGTCCATTCAGCCGCGCGTGTCGCTGATCCGGCCGATGGACGAGCTCCGCTTCGAAATCCGGCAGCTCGAAGAGACGAATTGGGAGGAGGTTGACGAACAAGCGTTCGTCCTCGCCTGGAATACTGAAGTCGCTGCGGTGCCGGAATTCTCGACGTCGACGATGCACATCGTCAGCGGGTTGTTGCTGCCGATCTGGAAACTCCTGCCGCAGGATTTCTGCCGGGTGCGGCGTCTGCAGACTGATGACGGCGAACGGATCGTTGGCCGTGTCATTACTCCGGATCGGCTCGCCGGCCTCTGCCGCAACTTCGGGATCGATCAGACCACACTGATCGCGCCGGACCAGGCCTGGGCATCGCTGGTCGACGGATCCTCCATCGTCGCGCTTGCCGGCGGCATGACGCTGCGGCGGGCGCGGGTGATGAACGACTACCGCGTCGAGCTCATCGGCTTCACCGACGGGATGCGCGACTGGCTGCGGTCGATCGGCCTGTTCTCCGAGATGATTAATTGGAAGCTGCGCTTTTTCATGCCTGTCACAGATAAGGGTGCGGCCATCTTGTCGAAGCTGATTGAGCGTCATCGCCTAGTCGATGTCGCGCGCCGGTCGTGA
- a CDS encoding DUF6117 family protein produces MAIPDHARTNFHTLLHAASDGNLALMECLDAATREHRYVLCAVGRSDGEYVFTPFGHLADGNPYDFYLPPDPKDPVGFIVGPTT; encoded by the coding sequence ATGGCTATTCCCGATCATGCCCGCACAAACTTCCACACGCTGCTGCACGCCGCGTCCGATGGCAATCTTGCTCTTATGGAATGCCTCGATGCCGCGACGCGCGAGCACCGATATGTCCTGTGCGCCGTCGGCCGCAGCGACGGCGAATACGTCTTCACGCCATTCGGCCATCTCGCCGACGGCAACCCATACGACTTCTATCTGCCCCCGGACCCAAAGGATCCCGTTGGCTTCATCGTAGGTCCGACGACCTAA
- a CDS encoding DUF932 domain-containing protein, producing MNTLTPDARSVSSGFKVDISRGNRIGRVSSEWFSRPDDERFLSLTALYDTVRSRAERAHARTIESAAIRVEATRDNAERLELLIPGQRQPIAPTHWSYGQLCSLVGAPATYMRQLPAPLAAINLQHGLLNHRAELVKTLEMDDGHLELRAVTGPEYGRIWDHELVSAVMKIAGNGTGDTMWKVPGVLDWATMTHNPFVDITKDTTTLYASDRDVFLFLVDDTHPIEAGRLPNGEPDLYFRGFYAWNSEVGSKTLGIASFYLRAVCANRNLWGTENFEEITIRHSKFAAQRFAYEAAPALTSFANSSPAPFIAGIKAARERIVAHRDDDRETFLHRRGFSKAETGKVIEMVLSEEGRPPESIFDFVQGMTALARTKTNQDTRLELEGKAKKLLESAS from the coding sequence ATGAACACTTTAACACCCGACGCCCGGTCCGTGTCCTCGGGCTTCAAGGTCGACATCTCCCGTGGTAACCGGATCGGCCGTGTTTCCTCGGAATGGTTCTCGCGCCCCGATGATGAACGCTTCCTGTCGCTGACCGCTCTCTACGACACCGTCCGATCCCGCGCCGAGCGCGCCCATGCCCGCACCATCGAAAGTGCTGCGATCCGCGTCGAAGCAACCCGCGACAATGCGGAGCGGCTTGAGCTTCTCATTCCAGGTCAGCGCCAGCCGATCGCACCGACACACTGGAGCTATGGCCAGCTTTGCAGTCTTGTCGGCGCCCCCGCCACCTACATGCGGCAACTGCCAGCGCCGCTTGCGGCGATCAATCTGCAGCACGGCCTGCTCAATCATCGTGCCGAGCTCGTCAAAACGCTTGAGATGGACGACGGTCACCTGGAACTGCGGGCCGTCACAGGACCGGAATACGGTCGCATCTGGGATCACGAACTGGTCTCGGCGGTGATGAAAATCGCCGGCAACGGCACCGGCGACACTATGTGGAAAGTACCAGGTGTCCTCGATTGGGCGACGATGACCCACAACCCGTTCGTCGACATCACCAAGGATACGACGACGCTTTATGCCAGCGACCGTGACGTTTTCCTGTTCCTGGTGGACGACACCCATCCGATCGAAGCCGGACGATTGCCGAATGGCGAGCCGGATCTCTACTTCCGCGGCTTCTATGCCTGGAATTCGGAGGTTGGATCGAAGACGCTCGGCATCGCGTCCTTTTATCTGCGGGCGGTCTGCGCCAACAGGAACCTCTGGGGTACGGAAAATTTCGAAGAGATCACCATCCGCCATTCGAAGTTCGCCGCCCAACGGTTCGCGTATGAGGCGGCACCTGCGTTGACGAGTTTCGCCAACTCCTCGCCCGCTCCGTTCATCGCCGGCATCAAGGCAGCACGCGAGCGGATCGTCGCGCACAGGGACGACGACCGCGAAACCTTTCTCCATCGCCGGGGCTTCTCCAAAGCCGAGACCGGTAAGGTGATCGAGATGGTGCTGTCGGAGGAGGGGAGGCCGCCGGAATCGATCTTCGATTTTGTGCAGGGCATGACCGCGCTGGCACGCACCAAGACCAATCAGGACACGCGTCTCGAACTCGAAGGCAAAGCGAAGAAGCTGCTGGAGAGCGCCTCCTGA